CTTGGTTCTCTACCAGTCCGGATTTCCGGAAGAATGTTAGAACTTTAGGAGACCCCTCATGTCCAGCACAGCTACACAACCGGCGAGCTCAGTCTCTTCCGCTTCCAGCGGAATGGCTTCTTTTCCCGCTGCGAACCCAAAGGAAATGCAAAGAGTATTCGATGTTCAAAAACGTCATTTTCATAAGGTCCTGAAAGTATCCAAGGCAAAGGATCGAGTTGTATTATTGAAAAAATTACTCGCAGCAGTAGAAAGACTTACCCCAGAAATCAAGCAGGCTTTACAAAACGATTTTAGAAAAGCTCCTCACGAAACGGATCTAACGGAAGTTATGCCTTCTATCGCGGAATTGAAAGACGCGATCCGCCACGTAAAAACTTGGATGAAACCGGAAAGAGTCAAGACTCCAGTTTCTCTCTTTGGAGCAAGAAGTTCCATTTCTTATGAACCAAAAGGAGTGACTCTGATCATTTCTCCTTGGAACTATCCATTCTACCTCGCGATTGCGCCTTTAACTGCAGCTCTTGCGGCAGGTAACACTGCGATCATTAAACCTTCCGAGTTCACACCTGAAACTTCTAAACTACTTACCAAACTAGTAAAGGAAACCTTTGAAGAAGGAGAAGTCGCAGTATTCGAAGGAGACCATACTGTTTCCACAGCTTTAATGGAGTTACCATTCGATCATATCTTCTTCACGGGAAGTACTCATGTAGGAAAGATCGTAATGGCAGCCGCTGCAAAAAATCTTTCTACGGTTACTTTAGAGTTGGGAGGAAAATCTCCTGCGATCATCGTGCCTGGAGCCAACTTGAAAAAGGCAGCTCAGAAATTGGTATGGGGAAAGATCATGAATGCGGGACAAACCTGCGTAGCACCTGATTATCTTCTCCTTCCTGAAGGACAAACGGAAGAATTCGTAAAACAAGCGAAGGCTGCGGTTAAATCTTTCTATGGAGATAGTCCAGCAGATATCAAGAATAACAAAGACTTCTGTCGTTTAGTGAACCAAAGAAACTTCCAAAGGGTTTCCGGATACATCCACGAAGCAGTTGAAAAAGGTGGAAAAGTAGTAATGGGAGGCGAAACAGATTCTTCTCAGAACTACATTGAACCAACGTTAATTGCTAATGTTCCGGCAAATGCAAGGATTATGGAAGATGAGATCTTCGGACCGGTACTTCCTATCCTAACATACAAAAATCTGGACGAAGCAGTGGAGAAGGTTCTCTCTAAACCAAAACCGCTCGCGCTCTATGTGTTCGGAAGTAATAACAAACATATCAACAAAGTTCTCAAGGAAACATCTTCCGGAGGAGCTGCGGTGAATGACGTTATCGTACACTTGGCGAACCCGAATCTACCATTCGGAGGGATCAATCATTCCGGACATGGAAGCTACCATGGCTGGTATGGATTCAGAACATTCTCTCACGAGAAGTCCGTATTTAAACAAGCTCCATTCTCTTCGATTGAAATGTTATATCCGCCTTACACAGGTTTTGTGGATAAAATGCTTCAGTTCACTAAGAAGTTCTTCGTTTAAAAATTTCCTCTACTTTCTTCGATTTGAAAGCCCTCCTCGGAGGGCTTTTTTGTTGGAGCTCCTACATCATTTCGACTTTTCCAAAACTCCTAATCCTTCCAGGAATTTGTCAGTATACTTCCAAGGTCTTTTCTTACCGAAATCAAACATGATACAATGAGAGATGGATTCGCAGGCAACTTTGCCGTCGGATTTTCGGATTAATTTTTGAAATACCTTACATCTAGATCCTGAGATCTCGCCAAACTGAGTTTCTATTAACGCGGTATCAGGATAACGAATTTCTGCCTTATAATCGGTTTCACCCCGTAGGATCATCGGGCCTATGTTTTCAGATTTCATTTGAGCGAAGGAGAGGCCTGCCTCTTCCAAAGCAACCATTCTCCCTTCATGAAGAAACACCTGAAAGTTTCCGACATTCAAATGGCCATTCGGATCGCATTGACTCCAAAGGACCGGGATTTCATAAAAGAATGATTTAGAGATTTGCATATACTTCTCCTATTCTTCCAAACTTGAAGGACGAAGGATTTAGAAAAGGGGAAATTATTGTTTTATATCAAATTATTTATTGGTTGGAAAAACAAAGTATAGGATTAGAAGCTTTTCCATCCGAGATATGAATAAGATATTCCTAAAATTATACAAACAGGCGAATAGATTAGATAATCGTATTTTGCGAATTTAGTATTTTTGATTTTTTTAAAGTAGCCGACTAATTGAAAATCTCCGACGGCTCTTCCTAAAAAAATGAATGAGATTAAGAAAGAGAAGATCGCGCTCATTCTGTTTGGATAAAAAATATTGCCGGAGGACCAAAGGGCTACTGTGCCGAATCCGAAGAGTGCGAGCGCAACGAGTAAGGTTAATCCTCTGCTTGGAACAAATGTCGGTTTGCCGTTAGTTTCCGGAATAACGGTGATTGATTTTAATTTTCCACCAAATGCCCAGTAGATATGCAATGCGGATAAGAAGAATAGAATGGAAGCTGTGATTGAACCTAGGATCTTTTCCATTCGTGTAGTCTTAAGCAAAACTTTAGGTTTGTCCAGCAATCTTATGCTTTGGTTTTGTATGAGAAGGTGTTAATCTCCGAAAAAATATAAATATCCAACTTTAAATCCACGATCTATATTCGAATCGGTCCTTGTCTGTAACATCAAGGAAAAAGTGAGATATCCGTTTTGGTTTATTGGATACTGAACTCCGGGTGCGATCACAAAGTAATCCGAGTATGGTGTGATCGTATTCGATACGGTAGTTCTGTGACTGAATTCCAAAAGTAAATTCGTTTTAGAAGGTAGACTATAAGAAAGAGTAAGTCCCGAATATAAGAATCTTTTAAAATTTTCTTCCGCAGTTTCTTTTCCGGAAGAATTTGTTTCGGATTCAAAGTTTGCGGTTCCTTGGATGGAGAATGCGCCGAATCTTTTTAAGCCTCCGAAATAGGCTCGGATCAAAAATAGATCCGGATTAATATCTGCTTCTCTCGGTTGAGAAACGGAAGGTCCGAAAAACTGAACTCCACCACCGAATGATGCAAAATCCGTTTTTATATAATATTTTGCACCTACTGCCCATCTGTCCCAACCGCTCCAAATTTTTCTGGTCGTGGAATAATGATCTATGTATCCATAGTTCGCAGTGACCGAAAATGAATCGGTAAGCTTCATCTCTCCGGCTGCGGAGATCTTTCGGTCTCTTTCGTAGCCATCTTCTTGCCTGGGAGTTCTATCGGTGGCTGCTCCGGCAACGTAGACTTTATTATAGATAGCCAGTTCTTGATTGAGATTTGGATGCACCGGCCTTTCTTCATTTCCTGGAGCGGATAAGAGAGGAATTATAAAAATCGAATATATGAAAATCCAGACTATAAGACTTTTCATTTTTACGATATTATTCATTCAAATACAGAATGGGAAAAAAAGGTTGTAGCTGTTCTCGAACGGCTTTTGAAAGAATATAATATCCGTTTTTGTTCGGATGGTTTCCATCGGTTAACATATCGTCTTGGATCAATAATTCAGTGTCTATCCTCGGAACAAAAGTGATCTGTTCTTTCATTTCCGAAGTGATCATTGCAACTGCGAGTGTGGGCCAAGGAAATTGAATATTCCAAAGATTTAATGCGACTACATGTTCACATCTTGTTAAAAGGATCTGGATACTTTGGATTTGTCTGTTTATGGTTGCATCTACCTGACTTTGAGTAGGGGAATAATTTCCTAAAAAATCGTTAATTCCTCCCTCATATAGACAGGCGTTATAATGATTCGTATCGTTTTGCACGGAAGTTAGAATTTTATTAGTATCAATCCCGGGAAATGCGAACTTGACTGAGTTGAAATCGGAAAGTTGTTCTTCTAAAGGCCAGGAAGCTACAATACTGTCTCCGTACATTGCTAGAGAAGGTTTTGCTAAATAGGAGATTAATTTTTCAGGATCTGAAGTGGGATCTTTATCACAACTGGAAAAAGGAAATATTAAGAGCAGAAGCAAGGCCGGGTTTAAGTTTACGAATAAGCTTTTACTTTGGCCTTTCAGCTTCTGCATGAATACATTCTTTTTATAGAGAATGTTTCGTTTAAACTAATTTTTTAGCGGCTCCGATCGCGGCTTCGTAATTCGGCTCACTTGCGATCTCCGGAACTAACTCTGCATACTGGACAGTATCATTCTTATCCAAAACGAATACCGCTCTTGCAGAAAGTCCTTTTAAACCCCCGTCTGCGATATGAGTCCCATAGGCTTTAGAAAAAGAGAAGTCTCTGAATTGGGAAAGTGTGACTAAATTCGGAGAATCCAATCCTTCCATAGTGCAAAAACGATTCATTGCAAATGGAAGATCTCCGGAGACAACCAAGGTTACGATTCCATCTAACTTTGTAGCTCTTTCATGGAATTTTTTAGTTTCCATAGCACATACGGATGTATCTAAGCTTGGGACTGCGACTAGGATTTTTACTTTTCCGTTATAGTCTTTGAGAGACTTGGTGCTTAAGTCTTTTGCAGTTCCGTTAAAGTCGGGAGCCTTTGCTCCTACTTCTAATAATTTTCCTTCGAGTTGAACTGGGTTACCTTTAAGAGTGACGCTTGCCATTTTTGTTTCCTTGGAATGGGATGATACGTCGAAAGCGAATTTGAGCAACGATAAAAAGTTCTTGCAAATTTTTATAATTAAATCGTGAATATCTTAAGCGGTTTATCCGTCATTTTCTACGTAATGAATAAATTAGGTCTACAGTCTAATCAAACCCTTTGGGTCGTCCTCTGGATGGTGGTAGTGGTCACGCTACCTAGATCAGGCTTTACGCCCTAAGGTTCTTTCGTAGGCAGCAATCTTCGAAAAGCCCCTCTCGGCGGAAAGCCGAGGGGGGCTTTTTTTATTTCTACACTTTATTTGAGGCAAAAATGGAAACGACTACTGAAAAAAACAAAGCCTGGCTTCGAGAAGATAAGGTTCCGCAGAACGGAGCCGAATTGATCGTTGCTTATCTAAAAAGAAGAAGGATCCATAACGTATATGGGATCCCTGGCGGCGCCAATCTGCCGTTATACGATGCACTTCATAATAGTGGAATACGTCATATTCTAGCAAGACATGAACAAGGCGGGGGATTTATGGCTCAAGGAGAAGCCAGAGTTACTAAAAAACCTGCAGTTTGTCTGGCTTCCTCCGGCCCAGGAGTAACAAATTTAATCACCGCAGTCGCGGATGCAAAATCGGATTCTATTCCGTTAGTCGCTATTACCGGCCAAGTGCCTTTATCTCTCATTGGAACGGATGCTTTCCAAGAGATAGATACCTATGGGTTATCTTTACCTATTACTAAAAAGACTTATTTGGTTCGTTCCGTATCTGAACTCATTCGAGTCTTGCCGGAAGCATTTCAAATTGCAGAAGGCCCAAGACCTGGGCCTGTTTGGATAGATGTGCCTAAGGATATACAGGCAGCTCCTATTTCGCTTTCTATGTCTCAGATAGAGTCAATTTGGAGTTCTGAGGAAGAGGCGAATCCTACTAAAGTTTTTATTTCTGAATCCGATAAACTTAGATTTTATTCTCTATTAGAAAATTCTAAAAAACCTATTTTGTATATAGGAGGAGGAGTTAAGGGTTCGGGAGCAGAAGATCTGATCTTACGATTGGCGGAGGCACAGGACATTCCGGTAGTTTGCACTTTGATGGGTTTGGATTCTTTTTCCCAAACTAATGATTTGTTTTTAGGAATGTTAGGAATGCATGGCGCTCCTTATACAAATCGATTATTGTTCGAATCGGATCTCCTATTGGCGTTTGGGGTACGTTTCGATGATCGGGCTACTGGAAAATTGGAAACATTCTGTCCGAATGCAAAGGTAATCCATGTAGATATCGATTATAAGGAAATCGGAAAGTTAAGAAGGCCTGATTTCGGATTCTGTTCCGATCTAAAATACTTTTTGGAAAATATGAGAGAATTTCCAATCCATAAAAGAGAAGAATGGAGAGAACTGATCCGTTCTTATAAAGATCTGTATCCTTTGCATTTACCTTTTGCTACTAAAGGTTTCTCTCCTCAGGAAATTATTCTGTCCGTCGCAGAATTTTTGGGGCCAAATACAAGGATCAGTACGGATGTAGGCCAACACCAGATGTGGGTGGCTCAATATTATCCATTTCAAAAAAGTGGGACCTTTTTGACTTCAGGCGGTTTGGGTACGATGGGCTTTGGTTTGCCTGCGGCAATCGGGGCTTCTCTTGCAGATCCGGATTCTAAGATCGTTTGTTTTTCCGGTGACGGCTCGATACTGATGAATATCCAGGAATTGGATACTTTGAGTGAGTTGCAATCGGATCTTAAAATTATAATATTCGATAATCGGAATCTAGGACTTGTTCGTCAGCAGCAGAATTTGTTTTATGGAAGTAGGTATAATGGTAGCGCTTATCCTTCTCATTCTAAGTTTTCTAAGATCGCTAATGCTTTTGGGATTTCCAGTTTGGATCTCGGAGAAGCGGGGAAAAATTTAGGAGATCTAAAAACTTTTCTAAATGAGAAAGGACCAGGGCTGATCGTTGTTCCGATCGATGAGGATCTTCAGGTTCTTCCTATGGTTCCTCCCGGGAAAAGTAATTTGGAGATGCTCTTAGGTTGAAAAACTCCGTTTACAGACGGTTTTATTTTCTAAACGGGTTCTCATGGTGGCCCGCCCGGGCCTAGCTGTACATAAATATTCCTTTTTTATAATGTGTTACTGAACCGATTTGGTTCGAAATTAAGGAGGCAATTATGTCCATAGAAATCCAAAATATCAGAAAAGAAGTAAATTCACTTTTTCCAAGACCAATCTTTCGATCTTTTCCATTAAAAGAAGAAGATGTCTTGGAATATTTCCAAAAACTAATGGAGGAAACCGAAGTTTCGGTCCTATTCGAAAGTTTAGGACCCGAATCAGATAATTCGAGATACAGTTTTGTTTCCGGTTTTCCTAAGAGGATATTCAAGGCAAAGGGAGATCGATTAGAATGTGACGGAAAGGAGATCGCAAGAGGAAACCCATACAAGTTGCTCTCCGAAATTTTTCCCCCCAGGAAATCCTTCTTAGAATATACTGAAGCTGGGGGAGGCGGTCTATACGGCTATCTTTCTTATGAGGCTGCAAATGACATGGAGCCTAGTCTTCTTTTAAAAGAACATCCAAAATTTCCTAAGTTCTGTTTTGCTTGGATGGAAGACGGTATTCTCTTGGATAGAAGAACTGGAGAATCAAAATACTTTCATTACGGAACGGATCGATATAATTTGTTCGAAGAAATTTATAAAAAGAAAACTCCCGATAAAGGAAAATTTCAATCAATCGATTTAGGTTTTTCTAAAACAAAAGAACAACATAGATTCATGGTGGACGAAGTTTTGGAGGAGATCCGAAACGGAAATACATTCCAATGCCAGGTAGGATTTAGAAAAACATTTTTGGTGGGGGAGGATAAAACTGCGACGGATAGAAAAAAGGGAGATTTAGAATTATATAAATCCGTCCGGAAGATAAATCCTTCTCCATTTATGTTCTTCATGAATTTTCCGGAAGAAGTTCATCTGGGAGCAAGTCCTGAACTTTTATTTAGATTAAAGGACGGACTCGCGGAGAGTTTCCCATTAGCCGGGACAATTCGAAGAGGACTAAACGAAGAAGAAGACCAAAAGTTTGCACTTCAACTTCTCTCCGATCCTAAAGAAATCGCAGAACATAATATGCTAGTGGATTTGCATAGAAACGATCTGGGAAAAGTATCCAAATTTGGAACTGTGAAAGTCCGAGATTCTTTCGCTCTCAAAAGATTTAGCCATGTGCAACATCTGTCTACAGAAGTTTCCGGGATCTTAAGGACCGGTCAGGATATGTTTTCCGGATTAGCTTCTTCTTTTCCTACGGGAACGTTAAGCGGTGCTCCAAAGATAGAATCCATGAAGATCATCCATAGGATAGAAAATGATCCGAGAGGCCCTTATGGAGGAGCAGTGGGGAGATTTGGCTTCGATGGGAATTGTTCCTTCTGTATTCCGATCCGAAGTTATTTTAGAAAAGAAGAAGAGGCAGCGGTCCGAGCTTCCGGAGGGATCGTGATGGATTCTGATCCTGATGCGGAATACCAAGAGATCGGTCATAAGTTAGGAGCGGTTTTGAAAGCAATGGAGGCAGCTCTATGAAAGTGTTATTAGTAGATCATCATGATTCCTTTTCTTATAATCTATTCCAACTTGTGGGAGAAATTTTAGAGGAAGAGTTCCCTTATAGATTCAGATTGGATGTGATCCGTCAGAATGAAACAAATGTTTCCCAGGTTCTAAAGGAAAAATACGATAGAATTTTACTTTCTCCCGGCCCTGGAACTCCGGAAGATCCTGAATATTTCGGCTGTTCTATGGAAATTTTAAAACTGTTGCAAGGAGAGATCCCAATCTTAGGAGTTTGCCTCGGGATGCAAGGCATGGCCCATTTTGCCGGAGCGAATATTATAAAAGCAGAATATCCTATGCACGGAAAAATTTCCGAGATCAAAACGGACGGAAAGGGAGTGTTTCAAGATCTTCCTCCTGGTCTAAAAGTGATGAGATATCACTCTTTGGTAGTGGACGAGAATTCTCTTGGAAAGGAATGGGAAAGAACCGCT
This window of the Leptospira hartskeerlii genome carries:
- a CDS encoding aldehyde dehydrogenase family protein, which translates into the protein MASFPAANPKEMQRVFDVQKRHFHKVLKVSKAKDRVVLLKKLLAAVERLTPEIKQALQNDFRKAPHETDLTEVMPSIAELKDAIRHVKTWMKPERVKTPVSLFGARSSISYEPKGVTLIISPWNYPFYLAIAPLTAALAAGNTAIIKPSEFTPETSKLLTKLVKETFEEGEVAVFEGDHTVSTALMELPFDHIFFTGSTHVGKIVMAAAAKNLSTVTLELGGKSPAIIVPGANLKKAAQKLVWGKIMNAGQTCVAPDYLLLPEGQTEEFVKQAKAAVKSFYGDSPADIKNNKDFCRLVNQRNFQRVSGYIHEAVEKGGKVVMGGETDSSQNYIEPTLIANVPANARIMEDEIFGPVLPILTYKNLDEAVEKVLSKPKPLALYVFGSNNKHINKVLKETSSGGAAVNDVIVHLANPNLPFGGINHSGHGSYHGWYGFRTFSHEKSVFKQAPFSSIEMLYPPYTGFVDKMLQFTKKFFV
- a CDS encoding acyl-CoA thioesterase; translated protein: MQISKSFFYEIPVLWSQCDPNGHLNVGNFQVFLHEGRMVALEEAGLSFAQMKSENIGPMILRGETDYKAEIRYPDTALIETQFGEISGSRCKVFQKLIRKSDGKVACESISHCIMFDFGKKRPWKYTDKFLEGLGVLEKSK
- a CDS encoding DUF3995 domain-containing protein, giving the protein MEKILGSITASILFFLSALHIYWAFGGKLKSITVIPETNGKPTFVPSRGLTLLVALALFGFGTVALWSSGNIFYPNRMSAIFSFLISFIFLGRAVGDFQLVGYFKKIKNTKFAKYDYLIYSPVCIILGISYSYLGWKSF
- a CDS encoding SGNH/GDSL hydrolase family protein codes for the protein MQKLKGQSKSLFVNLNPALLLLLIFPFSSCDKDPTSDPEKLISYLAKPSLAMYGDSIVASWPLEEQLSDFNSVKFAFPGIDTNKILTSVQNDTNHYNACLYEGGINDFLGNYSPTQSQVDATINRQIQSIQILLTRCEHVVALNLWNIQFPWPTLAVAMITSEMKEQITFVPRIDTELLIQDDMLTDGNHPNKNGYYILSKAVREQLQPFFPILYLNE
- the tpx gene encoding thiol peroxidase, with product MASVTLKGNPVQLEGKLLEVGAKAPDFNGTAKDLSTKSLKDYNGKVKILVAVPSLDTSVCAMETKKFHERATKLDGIVTLVVSGDLPFAMNRFCTMEGLDSPNLVTLSQFRDFSFSKAYGTHIADGGLKGLSARAVFVLDKNDTVQYAELVPEIASEPNYEAAIGAAKKLV
- the ilvB gene encoding biosynthetic-type acetolactate synthase large subunit; translated protein: METTTEKNKAWLREDKVPQNGAELIVAYLKRRRIHNVYGIPGGANLPLYDALHNSGIRHILARHEQGGGFMAQGEARVTKKPAVCLASSGPGVTNLITAVADAKSDSIPLVAITGQVPLSLIGTDAFQEIDTYGLSLPITKKTYLVRSVSELIRVLPEAFQIAEGPRPGPVWIDVPKDIQAAPISLSMSQIESIWSSEEEANPTKVFISESDKLRFYSLLENSKKPILYIGGGVKGSGAEDLILRLAEAQDIPVVCTLMGLDSFSQTNDLFLGMLGMHGAPYTNRLLFESDLLLAFGVRFDDRATGKLETFCPNAKVIHVDIDYKEIGKLRRPDFGFCSDLKYFLENMREFPIHKREEWRELIRSYKDLYPLHLPFATKGFSPQEIILSVAEFLGPNTRISTDVGQHQMWVAQYYPFQKSGTFLTSGGLGTMGFGLPAAIGASLADPDSKIVCFSGDGSILMNIQELDTLSELQSDLKIIIFDNRNLGLVRQQQNLFYGSRYNGSAYPSHSKFSKIANAFGISSLDLGEAGKNLGDLKTFLNEKGPGLIVVPIDEDLQVLPMVPPGKSNLEMLLG
- a CDS encoding anthranilate synthase component I family protein; its protein translation is MSIEIQNIRKEVNSLFPRPIFRSFPLKEEDVLEYFQKLMEETEVSVLFESLGPESDNSRYSFVSGFPKRIFKAKGDRLECDGKEIARGNPYKLLSEIFPPRKSFLEYTEAGGGGLYGYLSYEAANDMEPSLLLKEHPKFPKFCFAWMEDGILLDRRTGESKYFHYGTDRYNLFEEIYKKKTPDKGKFQSIDLGFSKTKEQHRFMVDEVLEEIRNGNTFQCQVGFRKTFLVGEDKTATDRKKGDLELYKSVRKINPSPFMFFMNFPEEVHLGASPELLFRLKDGLAESFPLAGTIRRGLNEEEDQKFALQLLSDPKEIAEHNMLVDLHRNDLGKVSKFGTVKVRDSFALKRFSHVQHLSTEVSGILRTGQDMFSGLASSFPTGTLSGAPKIESMKIIHRIENDPRGPYGGAVGRFGFDGNCSFCIPIRSYFRKEEEAAVRASGGIVMDSDPDAEYQEIGHKLGAVLKAMEAAL
- a CDS encoding anthranilate synthase component II, producing MKVLLVDHHDSFSYNLFQLVGEILEEEFPYRFRLDVIRQNETNVSQVLKEKYDRILLSPGPGTPEDPEYFGCSMEILKLLQGEIPILGVCLGMQGMAHFAGANIIKAEYPMHGKISEIKTDGKGVFQDLPPGLKVMRYHSLVVDENSLGKEWERTAYAGSELMGIRNEKKRMEGVQFHPESFATEGGRKMLSNFLM